In Pseudoliparis swirei isolate HS2019 ecotype Mariana Trench chromosome 2, NWPU_hadal_v1, whole genome shotgun sequence, the following are encoded in one genomic region:
- the chn1 gene encoding N-chimaerin: MPSRESYEVHKEEKSMVQKAKREASQEDILAAALGMRMGPQKPPATFWQPLKLFAYSQLTSLVRRATLKENERTPKSEKVHNFKVHTFRGPHWCEHCASFMWGLMAQGVKCADCGLNVHKQCSSLVPNDCKPDLRHVRKVYSCDLTTLVKAYNTARPMVVDMCIREIESRGLKSEGLYRISGFSDLLEEVKMSFDKDGEKTDISVNAYEDINIITGALKLYLRDLPVPIISYDAYPRFIEAAKLTDPEKKLEAFREALALLPPSHSETLKYLMAHLKRVTQNEKYNLMNAENLAIIFGPTLMREPNLDAMTALNDIRHQRQVVEVLIKKEDVLF; the protein is encoded by the exons ATGCCATCTAGAGAGTCCTACGAGGTTCACAAGGAAGAAAAGTCCATGGTGCAGAAGGCCAAGCGAGAGGCCAGTCAGGAGGATATTCTGGCGGCAGCTCTTGGGATGAGGATGGGTCCACAGAAACCTCCAGCCACTTTCTGGCAGCCACTTAAACTATTTGCCTATTCACAGCTCACCTCACTGGTTCGCAGAGCCACGCTGAAGGAGAACGAGCGGACACCCAAATCTGAGAAAGTCCACAACTTCAAG GTCCATACCTTCCGAGGACCTCACTGGTGTGAACACTGTGCCAGCTTCATGTGGGGACTGATGGCTCAGGGGGTCAAATGTGCAG ATTGTGGTTTAAACGTCCACAAACAATGTTCATCTCTGGTGCCCAACGACTGCAAACCAGACCTGAGACACGTCCGTAAAGTCTACAGCTGTGACCTCACGACCCTGGTGAAAGCTTACAACACAGCGCGGCCCATGGTGGTGGACATGTGCATACGTGAGATCGAGTCTAGAG GACTGAAGTCTGAAGGCCTCTACAGAATATCTGGATTCAGTGATTTGTTGGAAGAAGTCAAGATGTCGTTTGACAAAG ATGGCGAGAAGACAGACATCTCAGTGAATGCCTATGAAGACATCAATATCATCACGGGTGCACTGAAACTTTACCTCAGGGATTTGCCTGTTCCCATCATCTCATACGATGCTTACCCCAGGTTCATCGAGGCTGCAA AGCTCACAGACCCAGAGAAGAAGCTGGAAGCTTTCCGTGAGGCTCTCGCTTTGCTGCCGCCATCACACAGTGAAACTTTAAAGTACCTCATGGCGCACTTGAAAAG AGTCACACAGAATGAGAAATACAACCTGATGAACGCAGAGAACCTCGCCATCATTTTTGGACCCACCCTCATGCGCGAACCAAACCTGGACGCCATGACAGCACTCAATGACATCCGCCACCAGAGACAGGTGGTGGAGGTGCTCATTAAAAAGGAAGATGTGCTCTTCTAA